GCCAATTTTCGTTGAATCACACCATTATAGCGCATGGCCGGCCTCCAGCCGATATTTGTGCTGTTTATCGTAATCAAACATCTGGCTCTCATACTCGCGACAGGTCAGCGAAAAAAATGATGCATAGAGTTCTCTGCTGCGGGCAAAGAGCAACTTCCCTTTTAATGCCTCGAAGCGAAAAACCGGCTCAGCTTTATTCAGAATGCCGATGTCACACCGCACTCCCGGGACACGCTTATCAACAATCGCTGAAACTTTGGCATAAAAGTCCAGGGTCACCGGTTCTGTGAGATAAAAAGCCAGATCCAGGTCCGAACCCTCAGCAACCTTGCCCGCCGCAGCCGAACCCATAAGCAGACAGAAACCGGCCGAAGGCAGTTCTTTTTTAAGATGAGCAGCCAAGCGGCAGAGATCAAAGGTCACAACACCGGAGTGGGTATTAAGATATTTTTTTGAAAGTCCCATATACTTTACCTTCACGGGCAGCTTTTTATCGTTAGGAACTAACAGGGCTCAGATGACTCATGGAAAACTCTTTGACGACGTGTACCGTAATTTACCCATGCTGCCGGGCTTGATGTGAAAAACAGGGATGACCGCATATGATTTTGAGTTTATGCCTGGTGGGTTGCATACTCATCCAGAAGACGACGAATCATTTTCTGATATTGCGTGTTGTACTTTTGGGCTTCTCCTTTGAAAAAATCAACACTTGCTTTGCTGAGAGCAATCGTGATTTTAACTGTTTCATCCTTC
Above is a window of Pseudomonadota bacterium DNA encoding:
- a CDS encoding CopG family transcriptional regulator, whose product is MKKKIKYTDEPMGKIRVVPDFLPSPEELALKDETVKITIALSKASVDFFKGEAQKYNTQYQKMIRRLLDEYATHQA
- a CDS encoding nucleotidyltransferase domain-containing protein, which produces MGLSKKYLNTHSGVVTFDLCRLAAHLKKELPSAGFCLLMGSAAAGKVAEGSDLDLAFYLTEPVTLDFYAKVSAIVDKRVPGVRCDIGILNKAEPVFRFEALKGKLLFARSRELYASFFSLTCREYESQMFDYDKQHKYRLEAGHAL